The following coding sequences are from one Rutidosis leptorrhynchoides isolate AG116_Rl617_1_P2 chromosome 11, CSIRO_AGI_Rlap_v1, whole genome shotgun sequence window:
- the LOC139875903 gene encoding uncharacterized protein has translation MDGFDEFIKSILDSHGYKEIESFNEKLKCLRGCIKDWVKLKKDAMKSRASVIKEKVGVIEEKLDVAVAVEDERNERLSLLQELCDITNLEDKDVMQKEPSIIKNAFKEFYRVKFASNNLSTHMPNINAEATLSNTDVEHIQRPILDDEIRTAVWECDLCLSIKSAFESEVLPNGTVSAFVTLIPKTVNPSCIKDYRPISLIGVQYKIISKILANRLALVIENIISKEQTTFIRERQIFDGPMIVSEIVSWYKPKKKKLMLFNVDFEKTYDTVGNSDLNISHLFYADDAIILSDWNKDSLLNTLEVLNDFYLVSGLKINVMKSKLFGFGVNDSQINEFVQELGCSKGTFPFTYFGLPIGVNMSNVANWKVLEDRFRKKLSGWKVNVLSVGGRLILKKLVLGTSHDKGGLDVGNLRPFNYGLLFKWIWRFVSSPNAIWSSIIAALYGVNAGLDGKPICCKGIWYNIVNSFSKVRNKGLLPSNVLRVKVGDGSSIKFWKDNWTGNGPLKEKYGRLCHLDEEEDCLLMDRCNSQGWQWAWIRDIGPRNKAKLLDLINEVDVTRQYIDEKMLLTNTLETRWVKWLPRKINILLWRVALDRLPTRLNLSRRGLEIEDIGFILCDAYMKSSNHLLFECQLAADIWRKVRLWTDVALPSFSNWLDFVVWYDGWRVKEETKLELYVIVAALIWHVWRFRNSVLFPGDVMKKNLLFDSICSFSFSWICSRGKVNVS, from the exons ATGGATGGCTTTGATGAGTTTATAAAGTCGATATTGGATTCTCATGGCTATAAGGAAATCGAGTCGTTTAATGAGAAACTTAAATGTTTAAGAGGATGTATTAAAGATTGGGTGAAATTGAAGAAAGATGCAATGAAATCTAGAGCAAGTGTAATTAAAGAGAAAGTGGGTGTCATTGAGGAGAAATTAGATGTTGCTGTTGCAGTAGAAGATGAACGAAATGAAAGACTTTCTTTGTTACAAGAATTGTGTGACATTACCAATTTGGAAGATAAGGATGTAATGCAAAA GGAACCGAGTATTATTAAAAATGCTTTCAAGGAGTTCTATAGGGTAAAATTTGCAAGTAATAATTTGTCAACTCATATGCCCAATATTAATGCTGAAGCCACGTTATCAAATACTGATGTAGAACATATTCAGCGTccaattttggatgatgaaatacgTACAGCGGTGTGGGAGTGTG ATTTATGTTTGTCGATTAAATCAGCGTTCGAATCAGAAGTGTTACCAAATGGGACTGTTTCGGCATTTGTAACTTTAATTCCCAAAACTGTGAACCCGTCGTGTATTAAAGATTATAGGCCAATCTCTTTAATTGGTGTTCAATATAAGATTATTTCTAAGATCTTGGCTAATCGGTTGGCTCTAGTAATTGAAAATATTATCTCAAAAGAGCAAACAACGTTTATTAGAGAAAGGCAGATTTTTGATGGTCCGATGATAGTTAGTGAGATAGTCAGTTGGTATAAACCGAAAAAGAAAAAGTTGATGCTATTTAACGTGGACTTTGAAAAAACTTATGATACG GTTGGTAATTCGGACCTtaatatttcacatttattttATGCGGATGATGCAATTATATTATCCGATTGGAATAAAGATAGCTTGTTAAATACACTTGAAGTGCTAAACGATTTTTATCTTGTTTCGGGTTTGAAAATAAATGTGATGAAATCTAAATTATTTGGATTCGGTGTTAATGATTCACAAATTAATGAATTTGTGCAAGAGCTCGGGTGTTCAAAAGGTACGTTTCCGTTTACTTATTTTGGACTTCCAATAGGTGTTAATATGAGTAATGTTGCAAATTGGAAAGTGTTGGAGGATCGGTTTCGTAAGAAGCTATCGGGGTGGAAAGTTAATGTTTTATCGGTTGGCGGGCGTTTGATACTTAAAAAATTGGTTTTAGGAA CTTCTCATGATAAAGGTGGTTTAGATGTTGGTAACCTTCGCCCGTTTAATTATGGTCTCCTTTTTAAATGGATTTGGAGATTCGTATCATCTCCAAATGCTATATGGAGCTCGATTATAGCCGCTCTTTATGGAGTTAATGCGGGTCTTGATGGGAAACCAATATGTTGTAAAGGTATTTGGTATAATATTGTCAATTCTTTTAGTAAAGTAAGGAACAAAGGTTTACTTCCCTCTAATGTCCTTCGAGTAAAAGTGGGTGACGGTAGTTCGATAAAATTTTGGAAAGATAATTGGACCGGTAATGGGCCATTGAAAGAAAAATATGGGAGACTGTGTCATTTGGATGAGGAGGAAGATTGCTTGCTTATGGATCGATGTAATTCTCAAGGATGGCAATGGGCATGGATACGTGACATTGGGCCGAGAAATAAGGCCAAATTGTTGGATCTAATTAATGAAG TGGATGTTACTAGACAATACATAGATGAAAAGATGCTTCTTACGAACACCTTAGAAACAAGATGGGTGAAATGGTTACCTCGAAAAATTAACATATTGTTGTGGCGAGTGGCTCTTGATAGATTACCGACTCGGTTAAATCTATCACGTAGAGGGTTAGAAATAGAGGATATCGGGTTCATTTTATGTGATGCATATATGAAGTCTTCTAACCATTTATTGTTCGAGTGTCAACTTGCAGCGGATATTTGGCGGAAGGTTAGATTGTGGACCGATGTAGCATTGCCTAGTTTTTCCAATTGGCTCGATTTTGTGGTATGGTACGATGGCTGGAGAGTTAAAGAGGAAACGAAGCTCGAATTGTACGTGATTGTGGCTGCTCTTATTTGGCATGTATGGAGGTTCAGAAACAGTGTTTTATTCCCCGGTGACGTTATGAAGAAAAATTTGTTATTTGATTCAATTTGTAGTTTTTCGTTTTCATGGATTTGTAGTAGAGGCAAAGTTAATGTAAGTTGA
- the LOC139876652 gene encoding secoisolariciresinol dehydrogenase-like translates to MATTTRRLEGKVAIITGGAEGIGATTAKLFVEHGAKVVIADIQDELGQALCEALGTSNSTYVHCDVTNEEHIKNVVDTAVSTYGKLDIMLNNAGVMDPYKARVVDNEKSDFERVLSVNITGVFLGMKHASRVMVPQQSGSILSMASVVSNTGGVTTHAYTCAKHAIVGLTKNLAVELGQFGIRVNCLSPYVIATAQAKNFLGLDKESVENKANSVANLKGVTLTTDDVAKAALFLVSDDAKYISGHNLFMDGGFSIVNPSFNMFQYPENP, encoded by the exons ATGGCAACTACTACAAGAAG GCTAGAGGGAAAGGTAGCGATCATAACCGGAGGTGCAGAGGGTATTGGAGCAACTACCGCGAAACTTTTTGTCGAACATGGTGCAAAAGTAGTCATAGCGGATATTCAAGACGAACTTGGTCAAGCGCTTTGTGAAGCCTTAGGCACATCAAACTCAACATATGTTCATTGTGACGTAACCAACGAAGAACATATCAAAAACGTTGTAGATACCGCAGTTTCAACTTATGGGAAACTTGACATAATGTTAAATAACGCAGGCGTAATGGATCCTTATAAGGCGCGTGTAGTCGACAATGAAAAATCAGACTTCGAACGCGTACTTAGTGTTAACATAACAGGTGTGTTCTTAGGTATGAAACATGCTTCTAGAGTTATGGTTCCACAACAAAGCGGTTCTATATTATCAATGGCTAGTGTTGTTTCGAACACTGGTGGTGTGACTACACATGCTTACACTTGCGCAAAGCACGCTATAGTTGGTTTGACCAAGAATTTAGCGGTGGAGCTTGGACAATTTGGTATACGCGTTAATTGTTTGTCACCTTATGTGATTGCAACAGCGCAAGCTAAAAATTTCCTCGGGCTTGATAAAGAGTCTGTAGAAAATAAGGCGAATTCAGTGGCGAACCTTAAGGGTGTAACACTTACAACAGACGATGTTGCTAAAGCGGCCCTTTTTTTGGTGAGCGACGATGCAAAATACATTAGTGGGCATAATTTATTTATGGATGGTGGATTTAGCATCGTTAATCCATCATTTAACATGTTCCAATATCCAGAGAATCCTTAG
- the LOC139876886 gene encoding uncharacterized protein: protein MGNAQSPSADPRFTSATRAFSETELNDLKSLFESLAAQSQSDGQYISISVFKVYTGIKGPVADRLYDLVTQNRKDHKLTFQDLVIAKGTYEKGTRDEIDEFLYQLCDVDGDGNLVRSDLEAVISEILDTISSRKDYESSSSSEQKPISIFLDAAKFTKDNEGCSEKSMSFEDFKNWCRLVPSARKFLVSLLKPPSGSQVPHLIHQKDIDPNILLLKEEYAWHIGGALSHQELGEWRLLYHSALNGLSFNTFLGNISNAEGPTVLIIKDKEGYIYGGYASQPWEKHAEFYGDMKSFLFQLYPHASIYRPTGANNNIQWCATNFSSDSIPNGIGFGGRIGHFNLFISSNFDNGHTFTGATFNSPCLSKNNRIYPEVIECWGVVPKGGQQEKQDGLKGTVLDRFKEDRNMLNLVGLANSSN, encoded by the exons ATGGGAAACGCTCAATCACCTTCTGCCGATCCTCGATTTACTTCCGCAACCAg AGCTTTCTCCGAGACGGAACTCAACGATCTAAAATCATTATTCGAATCTCTCGCCGCTCAATCTCAATCCGATGGTCAATACATTTCGATATCTGTATTCAAG GTTTATACTGGAATTAAAGGTCCTGTTGCTGATAGACTGTATGATTTAGTTACACAGAATCGAAAAGATCACAAACTTACATTTCAAGACCTTGTAATTGCTAAA GGAACATATGAAAAGGGAACTAGAGATGAGATTGATGAATTTCTATATCAATTATGTGATGTAGATGGTGATGGCAATTTAGTGAG GTCTGACTTGGAAGCTGTTATAAGTGAAATACTTGATACTATATCTTCCCGTAAAGATTATGAATCTTCATCATCTTCAGAGCAAAAGCCAATTAGCATATTCCTAGATGCTGCCAAATTTACAAAAGATAATGAAGGATGTTCTGAAAAGAGTATGTCTTTTGAGGATTTCAAAAACTGGTGTCGCCTTGTTCCATCTGCCAGAAAGTTTCTTGTAAGCTTGTTGAAGCCACCTTCAG GTTCTCAAGTTCCTCATCTGATACACCAAAAGGACATTGATCCTAATATATTGCTATTGAAGGAGGAGTATGCTTGGCACATAGGAGGAGCTCTTTCACATCAAGAACTTGGTGAATGGAGACTCTTGTATCATAGTGCACTTAATGGACTAAGTTTCAACACATTCTTGGGCAATATTTC AAATGCTGAAGGGCCAACTGTGTTGATTATAAAGGACAAAGAAGGCTACATATATGGAGGTTATGCTTCTCAGCCTTGGGAAAAACATGCCGAGTTTTATGGTGATATGAAGTCTTTCCTGTTTCAGCTATACCCTCATGCATCTATTTATCGGCCTACTGGTGCTAACAACAATATACAATGG TGTGCCACAAACTTCAGTTCAGATAGTATCCCAAACGGCATTGGTTTTGGAGGGCGTATAGGTCATTTCAACCTATTCATTTCATCAAACTTTGACAATGGTCATACTTTCACTGGTGCCACTTTCAACAGTCCTTGCCTATCAAAAAACAACCGTATATACCCCGAAGTGATAGAATGTTGGGGAGTTGTACCGAAAGGTGGTCAGCAAGAAAAACAAGACGGGTTGAAAGGTACCGTGCTTGATAGATTCAAAGAAGATCGTAACATGCTTAATCTTGTTGGGCTTGCAAACTCAAGCAACTGA